The Cloeon dipterum chromosome 3, ieCloDipt1.1, whole genome shotgun sequence genome includes a region encoding these proteins:
- the LOC135939381 gene encoding N-fatty-acyl-amino acid synthase/hydrolase PM20D1-like has product MVQSKSPKWQLRWRCGRWWWKVFKLLLKIPLVIGLLLSVVVLYRALTASTPASTLDILNNAQTAGVDDNLKMERAHRLAGALRISTVSYEPGKQETGELLKLHRYLEKEFPAVHNCSFVKREIINVYSLLYTVTGTSPDKLPYMLASHLDVVPADPEHWEVDPFSGKIVNNTYIYGRGTIDDKGGVLGILEALEYLIKKGERPQRSFFIAFGHDEEVSGKQGAQEIARVLLKRGVDRLDFVLDEGYTVTRYIFPGTRKHVALVGVSEKGYLTLELSVNGSPGHSSFPPWESAIGILSEAITKLEKNKLPSMFGTGPERSTFEYLAPHVGFLHRLLYSNMWLFSGFMARIMEKEALSNAYVRTTSAITVFHGGIKENVVPAHAKATINHRVHPSQTISDVIEFDKRTIDDPRVEIKVKASKEAHTVSPYGPDDVQFNLIARSIYQTFDDVVVIPGVLIANTDTRWYLGLSSHLYRFFPTVIYPEDTNRYHGIDERISIDNYQQAVSFYYRVMKNADLIIGHVASTTAHQQREL; this is encoded by the exons ATGGTCCAGTCAAAGAGCCCCAAGTGGCAGCTGCGGTGGCGTTGCGGCCGCTGGTGGTGGAAGGTGTTCAAGCTGCTGCTGAAAATCCCGCTGGTCATCGGACTGTTGCTCAGCGTGGTGGTCCTCTACCGCGCCCTCACCGCCTCCACGCCGGCCTCGACCCTGGACATCCTGAACAATGCCCAGACCGCCGGCGTGGACGACAACCTCAAGATGGAGCGGGCGCACAGGTTGGCCGGCGCCCTCCGAATCTCCACCGTCTCCTACGAGCCTGGCAAACAGGAGACTGGCGAGCTGCTGAAACTTCACAGGTATCTTGAAAAGG AATTTCCGGCTGTGCACAATTGTTCCTTTGTGAAACGAGAAATCATCAACGTCTATAGTCTGCTTTACACTGTTACCGGCACAAGCCCTGACAAACTGCCTTATATGCTGGCGTCGCACCTGGACGTGGTGCCCGCCGACCCTGAGCACTGGGAGGTCGACCCTTTCAGCGGCAAGATTGTCAACAACACCTACATCTACGGCAGAGGCACCATTGACGATAAAGGAGGCGTTTTG GGCATCCTCGAAGCTTTGGAGTATTTGATCAAGAAGGGAGAGCGTCCGCAGAGAAGCTTTTTCATCGCCTTCGGACACGACGAGGAGGTCAGCGGGAAGCAAGGTGCGCAGGAAATCGCTCGAGTTTTGCTGAAGAGGGGCGTGGACCGTCTGGACTTTGTTCTTGACGAGGGCTACACTGTCACAAGATACATTTTCCCAGGCACCAGAAAACACGTGGCGCT cGTCGGCGTGTCTGAGAAGGGCTATCTCACCTTGGAGCTCTCCGTAAACGGCAGTCCAGGCCACTCCAGTTTCCCCCCTTGGGAGTCTGCAATCGGGATTTTGTCCGAGGCCATCACCAAGTTGGAGAAGAACAAACTGCCGTCGATGTTTGGAACTGGACCTGAGCGCTCAACTTTCGAATACCTGGCTCCTCAC GTTGGATTCCTGCACCGACTCCTTTACTCAAACATGTGGTTGTTCTCTGGATTCATGGCTCGAATCATGGAAAAAGAAGCGTTGAGCAACGCATATGTCAGGACTACTAGTGCCATAACTGTGTTTCACGGAGGAATCAAA GAAAATGTCGTACCGGCTCACGCGAAGGCCACAATCAACCACCGCGTTCATCCCTCGCAAACCATTTCAGATGTGATTGAATTTGACAAGCGCACCATCGACGATCCCAGGGTTGAAATCAAGGTGAAAGCGTCAAAGGAGGCGCACACTGTGTCTCCGTACGGTCCGGATGATGTCCAGTTCAATTTGATTGCTCGAAGCATCTACCAGACTTTTGACGACGTCGTTGTCATACCAG GTGTATTGATCGCCAACACGGACACCAGGTGGTACCTGGGACTGTCGAGTCACCTGTACCGCTTTTTCCCAACCGTCATCTATCCGGAAGATACCAACAGGTACCATGGCATCGACGAGCGAATATCGATTGACAACTACCAGCAAGCCGTCAGTTTTTACTACAGGGTGATGAAAAACGCCGACCTCATCATAGGCCACGTTGCCTCGACCACTGCCCACCAACAGAGGGAACTTTGA
- the LOC135939728 gene encoding keratin-associated protein 19-5-like: protein MRAALIVFTLLVAVCALSEAGYLGGYGLGYGYGGYGYPGGYYARPHYGGGYYRPYYGGYYGGYSPYFTRYYGGYW from the exons ATGCGCGCAGCTTTG ATCGTTTTCACCCTTTTGGTGGCCGTGTGTGCCCTCTCGGAGGCCGGTTACCTGGGCGGCTACGGATTGGGCTACGGCTACGGCGGCTACGGCTACCCTGGCGGATACTACGCGAGGCCCCACTACGGTGGCGGCTACTACAGGCCCTACTACGGTGGATACTACGGCGGCTACAGCCCCTACTTCACGCGTTACTACGGCGGCTACTGGTGA